One Helianthus annuus cultivar XRQ/B chromosome 7, HanXRQr2.0-SUNRISE, whole genome shotgun sequence genomic region harbors:
- the LOC110924963 gene encoding uncharacterized protein LOC110924963, which yields MEREKREEGEIVSEYNDEDKKEKAVTFYVSNLHPHITDGELWIECKNYGHIVDAYIARKLDKWKNRFGFLRFVNVKDTDKMVKALNQMNFYGWRIRANVARFVKVEKKTRGKSKVWTEKIQDPVAPVNNERSAPNNGHVKQGTTWADVVSGRPKHQVNVSELRFANESVPLKAWRGSSVIGELHSIEALRGASQMMKDLGVNRAQVRYLGGLKLLVVFDSIEELNLFLKKEDNRKEWFRCISVWNGERIPYERIAWLRIRGVPLQLWIDTVFECIGEKFGKVIKKSDADEKDVCFNEEVIGVLV from the coding sequence atggagagagagaagagagaggaaGGCGAGATAGTATCGGAATACAATGACGAAGACAAAAAGGAAAAAGCAGTAACCTTTTATGTCTCTAATCTGCATCCACACATTACAGACGGAGAATTATGGATAGAATGTAAGAATTACGGACACATAGTGGATGCCTATATAGCAAGAAAACTGGATAAATGGAAGAATCGTTTTGGTTTCCTGAGGTTTGTCAATGTGAAAGACACCGATAAGATGGTCAAAGCTTTGAATCAAATGAACTTCTATGGATGGAGGATTAGAGCAAACGTCGCCAGATTTGTTAAAGTGGAAAAGAAGACACGGGGAAAAAGTAAGGTTTGGACGGAAAAGATACAAGACCCAGTCGCTCCAGTAAACAACGAGCGGTCGGCTCCAAATAACGGGCACGTGAAACAAGGAACTACCTGGGCAGACGTTGTATCAGGCAGACCGAAACACCAAGTAAACGTAAGTGAACTAAGATTCGCAAACGAATCGGTCCCACTAAAAGCATGGAGAGGTTCTTCGGTAATTGGAGAATTACACAGTATTGAGGCACTAAGGGGAGCTAGTCAGATGATGAAAGATCTGGGAGTGAATAGGGCACAGGTCAGATATTTGGGTGGGCTGAAATTATTGGTAGTGTTTGATTCAATAGAAGAACTTAACTTGTTCTTGAAAAAGGAAGACAATCGGAAGGAATGGTTCAGGTGTATAAGCGTTTGGAACGGAGAAAGAATACCTTACGAAAGAATTGCATGGCTGAGAATCAGAGGAGTCCCATTACAACTATGGATAGACACAGTTTTTGAATGTATTGGCGAGAAGTTTGGTAAAGTAATAAAAAAGTCGGATGCGGACGAGAAGGATGTGTGTTTTAACGAAGAAGTTATTGGCGTCCTAGTATAG